One region of Deltaproteobacteria bacterium genomic DNA includes:
- a CDS encoding DNA-3-methyladenine glycosylase 2 family protein, whose translation MYGERMTMTQSIRDSVQLAFRPPLDWPALLGFVALRATPGVEAVAAGVYRRTIAIGGDTGTIEVRAAAAEPHLLMRVRLGRHERLLQVVERARRLFDLDADPGLIGGHLARSPELAPLVARRPGLRVPGAWDAFELAVRAVLGQQVTVRGATTLAGRLVRTFGTPLDPPEDGLTHLFPRPAVLADADLAPLGLPRARAATIRALAGGVARGELVLEASRGLEDAVGRLAAVPGIGAWTAHYIAMRALDEPDAFPAADLGLRRALGHGAAPLEPARVAELAEAWRPWRAYAAMHLWAGLAGEEGT comes from the coding sequence ATGTACGGAGAGCGCATGACCATGACCCAGAGCATCCGGGACTCCGTCCAGCTCGCCTTCCGGCCGCCGCTCGACTGGCCGGCGCTGCTCGGGTTTGTCGCGCTGCGCGCGACGCCGGGCGTCGAGGCGGTCGCGGCGGGCGTCTACCGGCGGACGATCGCGATCGGCGGCGATACCGGCACGATCGAGGTGCGCGCGGCTGCGGCCGAGCCGCATCTTCTGATGCGTGTCCGCCTCGGGCGCCACGAGCGCCTGCTCCAGGTGGTGGAGCGCGCGCGGCGCCTCTTCGACCTCGACGCCGACCCCGGGCTGATCGGGGGCCACCTCGCGCGGAGCCCGGAGCTCGCGCCGCTCGTCGCGCGCCGGCCCGGGCTCCGCGTGCCGGGGGCGTGGGACGCCTTCGAGCTCGCGGTGCGCGCCGTCCTCGGCCAGCAGGTGACGGTGCGGGGCGCGACGACGCTCGCCGGACGGCTCGTGCGCACCTTCGGCACGCCGCTCGACCCGCCGGAGGACGGCCTCACGCATCTCTTCCCGCGCCCCGCCGTGCTCGCGGACGCGGACCTCGCCCCGCTCGGCCTCCCGCGTGCCCGGGCCGCGACCATCCGCGCGCTCGCCGGCGGCGTCGCCCGCGGCGAGCTCGTGCTCGAGGCGTCGCGCGGGCTCGAGGATGCCGTCGGGCGTCTCGCCGCCGTCCCCGGCATCGGCGCCTGGACGGCGCACTACATCGCGATGCGCGCCCTGGACGAGCCCGACGCCTTCCCGGCGGCCGACCTGGGGCTCCGCCGCGCGCTCGGCCACGGGGCGGCGCCGCTCGAGCCGGCGCGCGTGGCCGAGCTGGCCGAGGCGTGGCGCCCGTGGCGCGCCTACGCCGCGATGCATCTCTGGGCCGGCCTGGCCGGCGAGGAGGGCACATGA
- a CDS encoding methylated-DNA--[protein]-cysteine S-methyltransferase gives MTLEVTEFRSPIGLIVLAVRDGALVALEFAERWPERRGRLVRRFGEVELRRDADPAGVPSRLAAYFGGDLGALDAIAVDPGGTPFQRRVWAALRRIPPGETISYQALAHRIGASAAVRAVGAANGANPVGIVVPCHRVIGADGRLTGYAGGIERKRWLLGHERAGALEQRSLP, from the coding sequence ATGACGCTCGAGGTGACCGAGTTCCGCTCGCCCATCGGCTTGATCGTGCTGGCGGTGCGCGATGGCGCGCTCGTGGCGCTCGAGTTCGCGGAGCGCTGGCCCGAGCGGCGCGGGCGCCTCGTCAGGCGCTTCGGAGAGGTCGAGCTCCGGCGCGACGCGGATCCGGCCGGGGTGCCGAGCCGCCTCGCTGCCTACTTCGGCGGCGACCTGGGCGCGCTCGACGCCATCGCGGTCGATCCCGGCGGCACGCCGTTCCAGCGCCGGGTGTGGGCCGCGCTGCGGCGCATCCCGCCGGGCGAGACGATCTCGTACCAGGCGCTCGCGCATCGCATCGGTGCCTCCGCCGCGGTGCGTGCGGTGGGCGCGGCGAACGGCGCCAATCCCGTCGGCATCGTCGTGCCGTGCCACCGCGTGATCGGCGCCGACGGGCGACTCACCGGCTACGCGGGTGGAATCGAGCGCAAGCGCTGGCTGCTCGGGCACGAGCGCGCCGGCGCTCTCGAGCAAAGGAGCCTCCCATGA